A single window of Anomaloglossus baeobatrachus isolate aAnoBae1 chromosome 5, aAnoBae1.hap1, whole genome shotgun sequence DNA harbors:
- the PDYN gene encoding proenkephalin-B — protein MGLLVLIMLLSLSAPHATCADCVSWCFSCALQIQATNTRFNPLVCSLQCEGSMASVTEWERCETILTPVGAVLEMSKREQERVPTASELLEVPVKRYGGFMKKLDKNKFFFNSPKRESGIYKGEVIKPYSGILHKYGERDLLEIPDSEQETEVNSDSEEQNQAWNVRDERKRYGGFLRKYPKRSLDDLQGVELDRRMVLNPELGSEPGVEEVETEQGVETEQGVADLQKRYGGFMRRIRPKLKWDNQKRYGGFLRRQFKVTTRSEEDPSTFSGELSNL, from the exons ATGGGTTTGCTGGTTTTGATAATGCTGCTGAGTCTCTCCGCTCCACATGCAACTTGTGCAGACTGTGTGTCCTGGTGTTTCTCCTGTGCCCTACAGATCCAAGCCACCAACACCCGCTTCAACCCTCTG GTGTGTTCTTTACAATGTGAAGGATCTATGGCCTCTGTGACAGAGTGGGAGCGATGTGAAACGATCTTGACTCCTGTAGGAGCTGTACTTGAAATGTCCAAAAGGGAGCAAGAGAGAGTGCCCACAGCCTCCGAACTCCTAGAGGTGCCAGTCAAGCGTTATGGAGGATTTATGAAAAAATTGGATAAAAACAAATTCTTCTTTAACTCCCCCAAGCGAGAGAGTGGCATCTACAAGGGAGAAGTCATTAAGCCCTACAGTGGTATCCTGCACAAATATGGAGAGAGGGACCTCCTGGAGATACCTGactctgagcaggagacggaggtcAATAGTGACTCGGAGGAGCAGAACCAGGCATGGAACGTAAGAGATGAGAGGAAGCGCTACGGAGGGTTCCTGCGCAAATACCCCAAGAGGAGCCTGGACGATTTACAGGGGGTGGAGTTAGACAGGAGAATGGTACTGAACCCAGAGCTGGGATCAGAGCCGGGGGTGGAGGAGGTGGAGACAGAACAGGGGGTGGAGACAGAACAGGGGGTGGCGGATCTTCAGAAGCGCTATGGGGGATTTATGCGCAGGATCCGGCCCAAATTAAAGTGGGACAATCAGAAAAGATATGGGGGATTCCTTCGGCGTCAGTTCAAGGTCACTACAAGGTCAGAGGAAGATCCCAGCACCTTTTCCGGGGAGTTGTCCAATCTTTAA